The following is a genomic window from Plectropomus leopardus isolate mb unplaced genomic scaffold, YSFRI_Pleo_2.0 unplaced_scaffold12195, whole genome shotgun sequence.
TTCTCCAGGCATTTTCAGGAGATTCAGTGTTACTTTGGCTACATCACCAGGGGCGATATACTCTAATACATGCACCATGATCCTAGGCCTCTATGTGGTTTTATTTCGTTAAAATGTGCTTCCAATTCTGCACggagttgatttttttctctgcaccCCCTTCAAGGACCGGCATGACGGTGTCTCGAGCCACAGCTCGCGCCTGTCCCAGCTGGGCTCGGTATCGCACGCGGGACCCTACTCCAGTGCGCCGCCGCTGTCTCACGCGCCATCGTCTGACTTCCAGCCACCGTACTTTCCGCCGCCGTACCAGCCACTCGCTCACTACCAGAGCCAGGACCCATACTCCCACGTCAGCGACCCGTACTCCCTGAACTCCCTGCACCAGAGCCAGCAGAGCGCATGGGGCGCGCGGCAGCGGCAGGACGCCACCGGGGAGCGGATGGATAGTTCGGCTCTGTTGGCGCAACCTCGGGCCTCGCTGCCTCAGCTGCCCGGGCTGGACCCGCGGAGGGACTACGGTGTGCGGCGGCCGGATGTGCTGCTGCACTCCGCGCACCCGGGACTGGAGCCCGGTATGGGGGACGGACTGCTGCACGGGCTGCACGGTATGGAGGATGTTCAGGTGAGTCAAAGGCCACAGCTGAGATTTACAGCAGTTAAAGTGCacgtaacatttttttttcagttgaaattataatgatgtttttagtTCTTGTTTTAcgaaaaagttattttaagaaatttgttATCACTATATCAGAGAACACTGCAGGTCAGGGACCATCGGGATCTGCTGGACAAAATGGGGAACATGCCACTGTAATTCTACAACAATTTATTCTAAATTATC
Proteins encoded in this region:
- the LOC121963705 gene encoding transcription factor AP-2-beta-like; its protein translation is MLWKLVENVKYEDIYEDRHDGVSSHSSRLSQLGSVSHAGPYSSAPPLSHAPSSDFQPPYFPPPYQPLAHYQSQDPYSHVSDPYSLNSLHQSQQSAWGARQRQDATGERMDSSALLAQPRASLPQLPGLDPRRDYGVRRPDVLLHSAHPGLEPGMGDGLLHGLHGMEDVQ